From the Spiroplasma alleghenense genome, one window contains:
- a CDS encoding lipoprotein gives MKKLLGLLGAVGLTVSTASAVVACGQTKDEEDNKIDSGDLGDEKVISVKNVVVNRNVSRKDLLGEGADNSKITNAGIVEGLNYANNTSLEETDVEIEFQNTEKTMATITATEGSKFTGTVNIYINFDVNIENIILNTKIGDVYISNDVWADKSSPIVLATLLMEFIGDKNPILEIIADQILKFSTNSMLVPESMIVEEELITLNFNLLDDPKCFIKGKITISFNQKDDTRLTIKQAVTNTDLGKIADNQTKTILKRLYELNKSNMKDISEEVFIKNTIVDQDDDGEYFIQFVAGTSIFKGHDDMAAFLAEIDSKDIQLPITFTV, from the coding sequence ATGAAAAAATTATTAGGATTATTAGGAGCAGTTGGTTTAACTGTTTCAACAGCAAGTGCTGTAGTTGCTTGTGGTCAAACAAAAGATGAAGAAGACAATAAAATCGATTCAGGAGATCTTGGTGATGAAAAAGTTATCAGCGTTAAAAATGTTGTTGTTAACCGAAATGTTAGTAGAAAAGACTTATTGGGAGAAGGCGCTGATAATTCAAAAATCACCAATGCTGGGATTGTCGAAGGCTTAAATTATGCCAACAATACTTCTTTAGAAGAAACAGATGTTGAAATTGAATTTCAAAATACCGAAAAAACAATGGCAACAATTACTGCAACAGAAGGTTCAAAATTTACTGGAACAGTTAACATTTATATTAACTTTGATGTAAATATAGAAAACATCATTCTAAATACCAAAATTGGAGATGTATACATCTCAAATGATGTATGAGCAGACAAAAGTTCGCCAATAGTTTTAGCAACTTTATTAATGGAGTTTATTGGAGATAAAAATCCAATTCTAGAAATTATAGCAGATCAAATACTTAAATTTTCAACAAATTCAATGTTAGTGCCAGAATCAATGATCGTTGAAGAAGAATTAATAACTTTAAATTTCAACCTACTAGATGACCCTAAGTGTTTTATTAAGGGAAAAATAACTATAAGCTTTAATCAAAAAGATGATACAAGACTAACTATTAAACAAGCGGTTACAAATACAGATTTAGGTAAAATAGCAGATAATCAAACTAAAACCATTCTAAAAAGATTATATGAATTAAATAAATCAAATATGAAAGATATTAGTGAAGAAGTTTTTATTAAAAATACAATTGTTGATCAAGACGATGATGGTGAATATTTCATTCAATTTGTTGCAGGAACAAGTATTTTCAAGGGTCACGATGATATGGCGGCATTTTTAGCAGAAATTGACTCTAAAGATATCCAACTACCAATTACTTTTACAGTTTAA
- a CDS encoding PTS transporter subunit EIIC, producing MSKTEILTDDKALVGDKKVTEKKLSSKLAKANSGQSGWNKFLSMLQELGKALQFPIAVLPFAAILNRFGALGIQFTTDAAGEITNQAGYWISFFFQAPGGVVFDNLALLFAIGVAFGLAKDHRGEVALISTVFYLIIVAMTGHSGTLPEAIYKTLLPFENVKGEQFSSLFYVPVYEEGVITGGAYVLSVGVLGGIVAGCFSAYLYNRLKEIELPQALSFFSGRRFVPMVAMLVAMLVALAFAIVWPWIQFVLMKFGGLIADPTKPEVAVPGTAMFAALNRFLLPFGLHQILNTFFWFQLPIQGVVIDPLTGNAGNTEVWVSGDINAFAKGIEGSGLFQGGWFPIMMGGMPMAAVAMIMAAPKEKRQQVAGFLGGVAAVSFVSGITEPIEFSFVFIAPVLFGIHVGLSAIFFAISTSMRIQIGFGFSAGMIDYIVSFAQSWGFSQHNTGAFKVLANPLMTLVLTAGAGAAYYFIFYTVIVKMNIQTPGREIEVDGAAPVAYVKAEKTKGKKDFTAKATAIIDALGKDNIEIVDNCTTRLRLTLKDVNDPNINDAAIKAAGAFGIKRLGDKSMQIVLGPDVQQVSSKMKELLGK from the coding sequence ATGTCAAAAACAGAAATTTTAACTGATGACAAAGCCTTAGTAGGTGACAAAAAAGTTACTGAAAAGAAATTGTCTTCAAAATTGGCAAAAGCAAATTCGGGCCAATCTGGTTGAAATAAATTCCTAAGCATGCTTCAAGAGCTAGGTAAAGCTTTGCAATTTCCAATTGCGGTTTTACCATTTGCAGCGATTTTAAATCGTTTTGGAGCCCTAGGAATTCAATTTACAACTGATGCTGCTGGTGAAATAACCAATCAAGCAGGATACTGAATTTCGTTCTTTTTCCAAGCTCCAGGGGGAGTGGTCTTTGATAACTTGGCGTTATTATTTGCTATCGGGGTGGCCTTTGGTTTAGCTAAAGATCATCGTGGTGAAGTTGCTTTAATTAGTACAGTTTTCTATCTGATAATTGTTGCTATGACAGGTCACTCAGGAACTCTTCCAGAAGCAATTTATAAAACATTGTTACCATTTGAAAACGTTAAAGGTGAACAATTCTCTAGTTTATTCTACGTACCAGTTTACGAAGAAGGAGTAATTACTGGGGGAGCTTATGTTTTAAGTGTTGGAGTTCTTGGAGGGATTGTTGCGGGATGTTTCTCAGCATACCTATACAACCGTCTAAAAGAAATCGAACTACCTCAAGCGTTATCATTCTTCTCAGGACGTCGTTTTGTGCCAATGGTAGCTATGTTAGTGGCTATGTTAGTAGCTCTTGCATTCGCAATCGTTTGACCATGAATCCAATTTGTTCTAATGAAATTTGGAGGTTTAATTGCTGACCCAACTAAACCTGAAGTGGCGGTTCCTGGAACTGCGATGTTTGCAGCCCTAAACCGTTTCTTATTACCGTTTGGACTACACCAAATTTTAAACACATTCTTCTGATTCCAATTACCAATTCAAGGGGTTGTAATTGATCCTTTAACTGGTAATGCAGGTAACACTGAAGTTTGAGTAAGTGGGGATATCAATGCCTTTGCTAAAGGAATTGAAGGTTCGGGATTATTCCAAGGGGGATGATTCCCAATAATGATGGGTGGAATGCCAATGGCAGCCGTTGCTATGATTATGGCAGCACCAAAAGAAAAACGCCAACAAGTGGCTGGATTCTTAGGTGGGGTTGCTGCGGTTTCATTTGTTAGTGGAATTACTGAACCAATCGAGTTCTCATTTGTATTTATCGCCCCAGTTCTATTTGGAATTCACGTTGGTTTAAGTGCAATATTCTTTGCAATTTCAACTTCAATGCGAATACAAATCGGATTTGGATTTAGTGCTGGTATGATCGATTACATCGTTTCATTTGCACAATCGTGAGGATTCTCACAACACAATACAGGAGCCTTTAAAGTGCTTGCAAACCCATTAATGACTCTAGTATTGACAGCAGGAGCAGGAGCTGCCTACTACTTTATTTTCTACACAGTGATTGTTAAAATGAACATTCAAACACCTGGACGTGAAATTGAAGTTGATGGAGCCGCACCAGTAGCCTATGTAAAAGCTGAAAAAACTAAAGGTAAAAAAGACTTTACAGCTAAAGCAACCGCAATTATCGATGCACTTGGAAAAGACAACATCGAAATTGTTGATAACTGTACAACTCGTTTACGTTTAACTTTAAAAGATGTCAACGATCCAAATATCAATGATGCAGCAATCAAAGCTGCTGGAGCATTTGGTATCAAAAGACTTGGGGATAAATCAATGCAAATTGTTTTAGGACCCGATGTTCAACAAGTTTCATCTAAAATGAAAGAATTATTAGGTAAATAA